A window of Vigna unguiculata cultivar IT97K-499-35 chromosome 4, ASM411807v1, whole genome shotgun sequence contains these coding sequences:
- the LOC114182622 gene encoding E3 ubiquitin-protein ligase SIRP1-like — MENELVLGRRRRTSSYMMHLFRGLHVRMVSEFENLEDNRNMDGSSILVIDPFNEGALIVRGPNMNHTSGPNENNAVGSSLNDLVVGSGFDLLLQHLAQIGPGGYASVNPPAQKAAIEALPSVTSEEKLQCTVCLEDVEAGTEAKEMPCKHMFHDDCIVSWLKLHGSCPVCRFQMPYEDSNVEANVGNGTDNQNSELVRAGEERPRNGRRNWFPVLQSFSNFLPSP, encoded by the coding sequence ATGGAAAATGAGCTTGTgcttggaagaagaagaagaacttcATCCTACATGATGCATCTTTTCAGAGGACTTCATGTGAGGATGGTGTCTGAGTTTGAAAACCTTGAAGACAATAGGAACATGGATGGTAGCAGCATTCTTGTGATTGATCCATTCAATGAAGGTGCACTGATTGTGAGAGGCCCTAACATGAACCACACAAGTGGTCCAAATGAGAACAATGCTGTTGGGAGCTCCCTGAATGACCTTGTGGTAGGTTCTGGCTTTGATTTGTTGCTGCAACACTTGGCACAGATTGGTCCTGGTGGGTATGCTAGTGTGAACCCTCCAGCACAGAAGGCAGCAATTGAAGCATTGCCTAGTGTGACTAGTGAGGAGAAGTTGCAGTGCACAGTGTGCTTGGAGGATGTTGAGGCTGGGACTGAAGCAAAGGAGATGCCATGCAAGCATATGTTCCATGATGATTGCATTGTCTCATGGCTCAAACTTCATGGTTCTTGTCCTGTTTGCAGGTTTCAGATGCCATATGAGGATTCAAATGTTGAAGCCAATGTGGGAAATGGAACTGATAATCAGAACAGTGAGCTAGTCAGAGCTGGAGAAGAGAGACCAAGAAATGGAAGGAGGAACTGGTTTCCTGTGCTGCAATCATTCAGcaattttcttccttctccCTGA
- the LOC114181745 gene encoding pyruvate kinase, cytosolic isozyme-like, protein MEKALVGGRMEKKGVKAKTKIVCTLGPSSRSVEMLEKLLKAGMNVARFNFSHGSHSYHQETLDNLRNAMSNTGILCAVMLDTKGPEIRTGFLKEGKPVQIHRGQEITITTDYSIKGDEKMISMSYKKLAHHLSPGSNVLCADGTISFTVLECDKENGLVRCRCENSAALGERKNVNLPGVVVDLPTLTEKDKEDILGWGVPNKIDIIALSFVRKGSDLVEVRNLLGEHAKNILLMSKVENQEGIANFDEILANSDAFMVARGDLGMEIPIEKIFLAQKVMIHKSSIQGKPVVTATQMLESMIKSPRPTRAEATDVANAVLDGTDCVMLSGETAAGAYPDIAVQTMARICSEAENFIDYGDLFKRIMETAPTPMSPLESMASAAVRTAKCINAALILVLTRGGTTSKLVAKYRPSMPILSVVVPEITTDSFEWFCSDEGPARHSLIYRGLIPVLATGSLGASQTESTQETIKFALSYAKENGLCASGDSIVALLRVETSTVIKIVDVS, encoded by the exons ATGGAAAAGGCGTTGGTGGGTGGAAGAATGGAGAAAAAGGGTGTGAAAGCAAAGACGAAGATTGTGTGCACTTTGGGACCATCAAGTAGGTCTGTGGAGATGCTGGAGAAGCTTCTCAAGGCAGGGATGAACGTGGCTCGCTTCAACTTCTCTCATGGTTCTCACTCTTATCACCAAGAAACCCTCGACAATCTCAGGAATGCAATGAGCAACACTGGCATTCTCTGTGCTGTCATGTTGGATACCAAG GGTCCAGAGATCAGAACTGGGTTTTTGAAAGAAGGGAAACCTGTACAAATCCATAGAGGACAAGAAATCACAATCACAACTGATTACAGTATAAAGGGTGATGAGAAGATGATCAGCATGAGCTACAAGAAGTTGGCACACCATTTGAGTCCAGGGAGTAATGTTCTGTGTGCTGATGGGACAATCAGCTTCACTGTCTTGGAATGTGACAAGGAGAATGGTCTGGTTCGATGTCGGTGTGAAAATTCTGCAGCTTTGGGAGAGAGGAAGAATGTTAATCTTCCCGGAGTGGTTGTTGATCTTCCAACCTTGACAGAGAAGGACAAGGAGGACATTTTAGGGTGGGGAGTTCCTAATAAGATTGACATCATTGCTCTCTCTTTTGTTAGAAAAGGTTCAGACCTTGTGGAGGTCAGAAATCTACTTGGAGAGCATGCAAAAAACATACTTCTTATGTCCAAG GTTGAAAATCAAGAGGGCATTGCTAATTTTGATGAGATACTTGCGAATTCAGACGCGTTCATGGTGGCAAGAGGTGACTTAGGAATGGAAATTCCAATAGAGAAAATCTTTCTTGCTCAGAAAGTAATGATTCACAAATCAAGCATACAAGGCAAGCCTGTGGTGACTGCCACCCAGATGTTAGAGTCGATGATCAAATCACCCCGGCCAACGCGAGCCGAGGCCACTGATGTTGCCAATGCAGTCCTTGATGGCACAGACTGTGTCATGCTTAGTGGGGAAACTGCTGCAGGAGCCTATCCAGACATTGCTGTCCAAACCATGGCTAGAATCTGTTCTGAAGCAGAAAATTTCATAGACTACGGTGATTTGTTCAAAAGAATTATGGAAACAGCTCCCACTCCAATGAGTCCTTTGGAGAGCATGGCATCAGCAGCAGTCAGAACTGCAAAGTGCATCAATGCTGCTCTAATCTTGGTGCTGACTAGAGGTGGAACCACTTCAAAACTTGTGGCCAAGTATAGACCCAGCATGCCTATTCTTTCTGTGGTAGTTCCTGAGATAACCACAGATTCTTTTGAATGGTTCTGTAGTGACGAAGGCCCTGCAAGGCATAGTCTTATCTACCGTGGCCTGATACCTGTTTTGGCCACTGGTTCTCTTGGAGCCTCCCAGACTGAGTCAACACAAGAAACCATAAAGTTTGCTCTTTCATATGCGAAGGAAAATGGCTTGTGCGCATCTGGAGACAGTATTGTGGCACTGCTCCGAGTTGAAACCTCTACTGTGATCAAGATAGTAGATGTTTCTTAA